The Gammaproteobacteria bacterium region TGCGACTGGATCATTACGTAAAAAACCAGCACTTGGGGAAACTCTAGCCATCATGCTCTCACATCTTGAGGCACTCTACGATTTTTACGGCGAGGCAACCGGGGTCCGGGTTGCGCGCAAACACATCAAATGGTTTCTCGCGTCTCTGCCGAATGCCGGCAGTCTGTGGCGGGCCGTCAGCGGCGTGGAAAACAGCGCCGCCCAGTACGCCGCCCTCGCGGGAGGCTTCGGTGAGTTCGCGGCTTGTACGCAGGGGCAGGCATGAGCGCTGAGGCAGGCATGAGCGCTGAGGCAGAGATCATCGAGTGCAAACCGCGCGAACTCGCGCCGGAAACCCGACCGCCGCCCCTGCACCACGCCGTGGAGATCGCACTGAAACGGTATCTCCACCAACTGGACGGACAAGAGCCCGACAACCTCTACCGCATGGTGATCTCACAGGTGGAATTGCCGCTGCTGCAATGCGTGGCGGAGTATTGCGAGGGCAATCAGTCAAAGGCGGCGCGGGTGCTGGGCCTGAATCGCGCCACGCTCAGGAAGAAGCTCAGGGAACACAGCCTCGTGACCTGACTCGGCGAGAGCCGGACCCGATGGTTGCGCGCCAGCGTCGCGACAACGACCGCAGGCGACACGGCCCCCAGGGCGTTGAACCGCGTTCGGGTGCGGTGTGTCAGCGGGCGGGTGCGGCCCCGGAATTTCGTTATAATCACGCGCTCCCATTGTTCTGCCCCCAGGAAATCATGACTGAACCCAGGCTACACCCGGTTCACCGGGCAATCGTCAGTGTGTCCGATAAAAGCGGTGTCGTAGAGTTTGCCCGTGCCCTGCGCGCTCGCGGGGTCGAGATACTCTCTACCGGCGGTACCGCAAAACTGCTCGATGAACACGATGTGCGCGTCGTGGAGGTTGCCGATCACACCGGGTTTCCGGAAATGATGGCGGGCCGGGTAAAGACCCTGCACCCGAAGATTCACGGCGGGATCCTGGGGCGCCGCGGCGTGGACGACCAGGTCATGTCGGACAACGACATCGCACCGATCGACCTGGTCGTGGTCAATCTCTATCCCTTCGAACAGACCGTGTCCCGTCCCGGTTGCTCCCTGGACGAGGCCATCGAGAACATCGACATCGGCGGGCCGGCCCTGGTGCGCGCCGCCGCAAAGAATCATGCCTCGGTCGCCGTCGTCGTGGACCCGACGGACTACATCCGCATCGTCGAGGAAATGAGCGCCAACGAGGGGAAGCTGGGGCACGACCTGCGCTTCGACCTGGCCGTCAAGGCATTCGAGCACACGGCGCGATACGACGGCGCGATCGCGAACTACCTGGGACAGCAGACCGGCGGCGAACCCGGCTTCCCCCGCACCCTGAACCTTCAATTCGAACGCATCCAGTCCATGCGCTACGGAGAGAATCCGCACCAGAAGGCGGCGTTCTATCGCGAACCGGATGCCTCCGGGGCGAGCATCGCGACCTCGCACCAGATCCAGGGAAAGGCGCTTTCCTACAACAACATCGCCGACGCGGACGCCGCCCTGGAGTGCGTCAAGCAGTTCGATGCACCGGCCTGCGTCATCGTCAAGCACGCCAACCCCTGCGGTGTGGCGATATCCGAGGACATACACGAGGCCTACGATCTCGCCTTCAAGACCGACCCGACCTCCGCCTTCGGGGGCATCATCGCATTCAATCGCCCGCTGGACGGCAAGACCGCGGCGGACATCATCGAGCGGCAGTTCGTCGAGGTGATCGTCGCACCGGAGATCTCCGACGCAGCGAAAGAGGCCTGCGCCCGCAAAAAGAACGTGCGTGTGCTCGAATCCGGCACCTGGAGCGATCCACGCCCGTCGCTGGACTACAAACGCGTCAGCGCCGGCCTGCTGGTTCAGGAACGCGACCTGGGAATGGTGGGCGCCGGGCAACTCAAGGTCGTCACCCGTCGCGAGCCCACCCCGAGCGAGCTGAAAGATCTGCAGTTCGCCTGGCGCGTCGCCAAGTACGTCAAGTCGAACGCGATCGTCTATGCGCGGGACAATCGGACCATCGGCGTCGGGGCCGGTCAGATGAGCCGGGTCTACTCGGCCAAGATCGCCGGCATCAAGGCCGGTGACGAGGGCCTCGAGATAAGGGGGTCGGTCATGGCATCCGATGCCTTCTTCCCGTTCAGGGACGGCATCGACGCCGCCGCCGAGGTGGGCATCACGGCGATCATCGAGCCCGGGGGTTCGATGCGGGACGAGGAGGTGATCGCGGCCACGGACGAACATGGCATGGCTATGGTGTTTACCGGGATGCGGCACTTCCGGCACTGATCCCCTGCGGCACTGCAAGCGATGCTGCTCTCTCGCATCGCCGACGTCGTACTGCCGCTGTTCGGCGTGGTGGCGGCGGGTGCGATCTATGCCCGGCTGCGGCTACCCGACATGGAGGCGGCGAACCGGATGAATCTGGACCTGTTCATACCGGCGCTGGTCTTCTCCTCGCTCGTCCGGCAGGACTTCGAACTCACCCCCTTCGGCCCGCTGGCCCTGGGTGCCGCACTGATCGTCGCCCTGTCCGGTGCAGCGGCCGTCCTGATCTCAATCTCGGGGCGACTCAGGTTCCGTACCCTCGCCCCGCCGATG contains the following coding sequences:
- the purH gene encoding bifunctional phosphoribosylaminoimidazolecarboxamide formyltransferase/IMP cyclohydrolase, encoding MTEPRLHPVHRAIVSVSDKSGVVEFARALRARGVEILSTGGTAKLLDEHDVRVVEVADHTGFPEMMAGRVKTLHPKIHGGILGRRGVDDQVMSDNDIAPIDLVVVNLYPFEQTVSRPGCSLDEAIENIDIGGPALVRAAAKNHASVAVVVDPTDYIRIVEEMSANEGKLGHDLRFDLAVKAFEHTARYDGAIANYLGQQTGGEPGFPRTLNLQFERIQSMRYGENPHQKAAFYREPDASGASIATSHQIQGKALSYNNIADADAALECVKQFDAPACVIVKHANPCGVAISEDIHEAYDLAFKTDPTSAFGGIIAFNRPLDGKTAADIIERQFVEVIVAPEISDAAKEACARKKNVRVLESGTWSDPRPSLDYKRVSAGLLVQERDLGMVGAGQLKVVTRREPTPSELKDLQFAWRVAKYVKSNAIVYARDNRTIGVGAGQMSRVYSAKIAGIKAGDEGLEIRGSVMASDAFFPFRDGIDAAAEVGITAIIEPGGSMRDEEVIAATDEHGMAMVFTGMRHFRH
- a CDS encoding Fis family transcriptional regulator; translated protein: MSAEAEIIECKPRELAPETRPPPLHHAVEIALKRYLHQLDGQEPDNLYRMVISQVELPLLQCVAEYCEGNQSKAARVLGLNRATLRKKLREHSLVT